The Nostoc sp. NIES-3756 DNA window GCAGCTTTTACTTTACAAGGGGAATGGCAGTAATACTAATTCAAACTTTACTCATTAAGAAAGTGAGACGTAGCGTAGGTTTGGGCGTTTAAATTTGTATCATAACGTCAGTTCGGGTTAAGGCTATTTTCTTATTCTTTCCACGAAAGAATAGGTGTTGTAGCCAACGTGAGCATCAGCTTTTCAGCTTATCCCGAACTCAGGTTATCATATTTTTTGTTAAATGGTATTACTTATTCAATGTTCCTGGTAAATACAATGCTAAAGTTATTGCTCTTGCTGCCATAAATAGAGCCATTGATAGCCATAGTAGATGACTATTGTGAAAATACCACGCAGTCATAGCAGATGGGATAAAACCAATTGTTGTGGCAATGAGCATAGATTGTCGCAGGATACGGCCCTGAGTCAGCCCTAAAAAATAACCATCTAGTGCATAAGCAATCGAACCAAATCCTAAAACAGGTAGTAACCAAGGAATATAAGAACGCAAATTATTAATAACTTCAGTATGGCTAGTCAGTAATTTTAATAGTGATATTGGAGCCAAAATAAAGATAAGGGCAAAAGTGATGCCTATAATTAAACTACCGATTAAAGAAATTTTTAACAGTTGTTTTAAATCACTATTATTTGCATTACCCTGATAAATTCCTGCCAAACTTTCAGTAGCAAATGCCAAACCGTCAATAAAATATGCGGCTAATCCCACCACTTGCATCAGTACAGTATTTGCTGCCAAAATTTGCGTTCCTAACATTGAACTGAAGTTAGTAAAGATTGCCATTGTCGAAATCAAGACAAAAGTCCGAATAATAATTTCACCATTAAGCATTAAAGCCGACTTAAAAGCCGATTGGTCAAATAGTTTCCCACTCAAATTAGATAACTGTGTAAATGAAATTTCTTGATAACATAGCACAGCACCCACCATGAGCATCAGATACTGACTAATTGCTGTTGCTAAACCTGCTCCTCTACTTTCCCATCCCCATTGAACAATAAATAAATAATCAAGTAATACATTTGCACAGTTACTAACTGCTGAAAGTAACAATACTTTACTACTTTTGGCTTGTCCTAAAAACCAACCAATCAACACAAAGTTAATTAGCGTGGCAGGCGCTCCCCAGACTAAAGCATTATAGAATTTAATTCCAGATTCTTTCACTTCGGGAGTTGCATTTAAAATTGCAAATCCCAAAATTTGTAAAGGTTGCTGCAACAGTAAAATAAGCAGTCCTAATATCAATGCTAAGATTCCATGCCGTAAACCAATCAACACAATTGATTGGTAATCTTTACGTCCTAACGCCTGTGCAACCATTCCAGTTGTACCCATGCGTAAGAAACCGAATGTCCAATAAATATAATTGAATAGAATCGTTGCTAGTGCCACACCTGCTAAATGGTGAATTTGGGTCAAATGACCTAAAAACATAACATCTAATAGTCCAGCTAACGGAACCATTAAATTTGAAATTACATTTACAGATGCAAGTTTTAAAAAATAGCGAACTAATACAGAGTCTTGGTGCAAAATAAGTAGGAATAATTAATTTTTTCAACAATACTATTGTATAAGGCTTAATAAAATAAAAGTTCGTAGTAAGGGCTTTAGCCCTTTAAAACCTAGTAAGAGAGCATTAGTGTAGGTGTAATGGGGATTGGTTGGATGTTACATCAGCGTTATTAGATTCATTACCACTATTTCTGTCAATACTTTGCCAGCTGCATCTGAGCAACGATTAGGTGGACGACAAGCATCTAATCTTTCATAATTAAGCTTTGTCGATCGCTGGCATTTCTATGTCGCAGATATCGCTTCCCCCATCGCTCCACAAAAACCTACCCCTGACTGCTCTTGCACCCATGCAGGATGTAACAAATCTCTGGTTTATGAAAGTCATTGCCCAATACGGCAGTCCTGACTACTTCTTTACCGAGTATTTCCGTGTG harbors:
- the gntT gene encoding guanitoxin biosynthesis MATE family efflux transporter GntT codes for the protein MHQDSVLVRYFLKLASVNVISNLMVPLAGLLDVMFLGHLTQIHHLAGVALATILFNYIYWTFGFLRMGTTGMVAQALGRKDYQSIVLIGLRHGILALILGLLILLLQQPLQILGFAILNATPEVKESGIKFYNALVWGAPATLINFVLIGWFLGQAKSSKVLLLSAVSNCANVLLDYLFIVQWGWESRGAGLATAISQYLMLMVGAVLCYQEISFTQLSNLSGKLFDQSAFKSALMLNGEIIIRTFVLISTMAIFTNFSSMLGTQILAANTVLMQVVGLAAYFIDGLAFATESLAGIYQGNANNSDLKQLLKISLIGSLIIGITFALIFILAPISLLKLLTSHTEVINNLRSYIPWLLPVLGFGSIAYALDGYFLGLTQGRILRQSMLIATTIGFIPSAMTAWYFHNSHLLWLSMALFMAARAITLALYLPGTLNK